A region of Paenimyroides aestuarii DNA encodes the following proteins:
- a CDS encoding DNA-directed RNA polymerase subunit alpha, translating into MAIFNFQKPDKVIMIDSTDFKGKFEFRPLEPGYGLTIGNALRRVLLSSLEGYAITSVRIEGVEHEFSTISGVVEDVTEIILNLKQVRFKRQIEDVDNESVSISFTGKDQLTAGDFQKFISGFQVLNPDLVICNLDSKVTINMELSIEKGRGYVPAEENRKPNAPFGTIYTDSIYTPVKNVKYAIENYRVEQKTDYEKLVFDIVTDGSIHPKDALTEAAKTLIHHFMLFSDERITLEADEIAQTESYDEESLHMRQLLKTKLVDLDLSVRALNCLKAAEVDTLGDLVSYNKNDLMKFRNFGKKSLTELEELVQVKGLTFGMDLSKYKLDKE; encoded by the coding sequence ATGGCAATATTTAATTTTCAAAAGCCCGACAAAGTTATCATGATTGATTCCACCGATTTTAAAGGGAAATTCGAGTTTCGCCCTTTAGAACCAGGTTACGGATTAACCATTGGTAATGCACTAAGAAGAGTACTTCTGTCATCATTAGAAGGATACGCAATTACTTCGGTACGTATTGAAGGTGTTGAGCATGAGTTTTCTACTATTTCTGGTGTTGTTGAGGATGTAACAGAAATTATCTTAAATCTTAAACAAGTGCGTTTTAAACGTCAAATTGAAGATGTGGATAATGAATCTGTTAGCATATCATTCACAGGAAAAGATCAATTAACAGCAGGTGATTTCCAAAAATTCATTTCAGGTTTTCAAGTTTTAAACCCTGATTTGGTAATTTGCAACCTTGATAGCAAAGTAACCATAAACATGGAGCTTTCTATTGAAAAAGGTAGAGGTTATGTACCCGCAGAAGAAAATAGAAAGCCCAACGCACCTTTCGGTACCATTTATACAGATTCTATTTATACACCTGTAAAAAATGTGAAGTATGCCATAGAAAACTATCGTGTGGAGCAAAAAACCGATTACGAAAAATTGGTTTTTGATATCGTTACAGATGGTTCTATCCACCCTAAGGATGCTTTAACAGAAGCTGCTAAAACGTTGATTCACCATTTCATGTTATTCTCTGATGAAAGAATCACTTTAGAGGCCGATGAAATTGCTCAAACTGAATCTTATGATGAGGAATCATTACACATGAGACAGCTTCTAAAAACAAAATTGGTAGATTTAGACCTTTCAGTAAGAGCATTAAATTGTTTAAAAGCGGCTGAAGTAGATACATTAGGCGATTTGGTTTCTTATAACAAAAACGATTTAATGAAATTTAGAAACTTCGGAAAAAAATCTTTAACAGAACTAGAAGAATTAGTACAAGTAAAAGGTTTAACTTTCGGAATGGATCTATCAAAATACAAATTAGATAAAGAATAA